In Kryptolebias marmoratus isolate JLee-2015 linkage group LG20, ASM164957v2, whole genome shotgun sequence, a genomic segment contains:
- the LOC108239579 gene encoding insulin-like growth factor-binding protein 3 isoform X2, producing MGSSLVALCLCAAFLAASLGRRSGAVGAVIRCEPCDAAARLLCKPLPRDCAERVREPGCGCCLTCALSFGQPCGVYTGRCGSGLTCQAQPGETKPLQALIEGRGICVNATNRRAAVRPTPPVNELPEHTETLDKEQNSTDSSLQTSYNSHAGPLRPPHHPSFSSAKSDVLRREPQKKTQSFKMEDLPGPLITDQQNFALETKQEPEYGPCRREIESILSNLKITNILNPRGFRIPNCDKKGFYKKKQLLKLRHCTTPVRQTLATGSGNRNHRGQTPAALTAGTTAALPPLPGRQTSSAVHPRAGSEASAGVWTNTGSPCQGLTRRSKATSSTTTPTASRTEEEREGLREAASGQEEL from the exons ATGGGTTCGTCCCTTGTCGCTCTGTGCCTGTGCGCGGCTTTTCTCGCGGCGTCGCTCGGCCGCAGGTCAGGTGCGGTCGGCGCGGTGATCAGATGCGAGCCCTGTGACGCGGCGGCGCGCCTCCTGTGCAAGCCGCTGCCCAGGGACTGCGCCGAGAGGGTCCGCGAGCCGGGCTGCGGCTGCTGCCTGACGTGCGCGCTCAGCTTCGGCCAGCCGTGCGGAGTGTACACGGGCAGATGCGGCTCCGGGCTGACGTGCCAAGCCCAGCCAGGTGAAACCAAGCCGCTGCAGGCTCTGATTGAGGGACGCGGCATCTGCGTGAACGCCACGAACAGGAGAGCCGCAGTCAGACCCACACCTCCCGTCAATGAATTGCCAG AGCATACAGAGACTCTGGACAAGGAGCAGAATTCCACCGACTCAAGTCTTCAAACTTCATACAACAGCCATGCCGGACCACTTAGACCTCCACACCACCCCTCCTTCTCCTCAGCAAAGTCAGATGTCCTCAGACGGGAACCGCAGAAGAAAACCCAGAGCTTTAAAATGGAGGATCTCCCCGGACCACTCATCACAGACCAACAAAACTTCGCTCTCGAAACCAAACAGGAGCCTGAATAT GGACCCTGTCGAAGAGAGATTGAGAGCATTCTCAGCAACCTGAAAATTACCAACATCCTCAACCCCAGAGGTTTCCGCATACCAAATTGTGACAAGAAGGGCTTCTATAAGAAAAAACAG TTATTAAAGCTTCGTCACTGCACCACACCAGTGAGGCAAACCTTAGCCACTGGATCTGGAAACAGGAACCACAGGGGCCAAACCCCAGCAGCGTTGACGGCTGGGACGACGGCGGCCTTGCCTCCCCTCCCAGGGAGACAGACGTCAAG TGCCGTCCATCCAAGGGCAGGAAGCGAGGCTTCTGCTGGTGTGTGGACAAATACGGGCAGCCCTTGCCAGGGTTTGACGAGAAGGAGCAAGGCGACATCCAGCACTACAACTCCGACAGCCAGTCGGACTGAAGAAGAACGGGAGGGACTGAGGGAGGCTGCAAGCGGACAAGAAGAATTGTAA
- the LOC108239603 gene encoding insulin-like growth factor-binding protein 1 isoform X2, with amino-acid sequence MLGFYKALRFGAAVALAVLAVVRSSPVVGPEPIRCYPCTQQKLNNCPAIPQDCKQVLREPGCGCCMACALEKGASCGVHTAHCAEGLHCTPRPGEARPLHALTRGQGICTEDMGQEEGDEVSDHGSLHHLLGLNLPSDHQDPAEGHESFKAKVNSIRNKLVQQGPCHVELHAALDRIASSQQLLGDKFTTFYLPNCDKHGFYKAKQCESSLVGPPVRCWCVSSWNGKKLPGSSDLLDDAECHQEVTH; translated from the exons ATGCTTGGATTCTATAAAGCTCTGAGGTTTGGGGCAGCAGTGGCTCTGGCTGTGTTGGCTGTGGTGAGGTCGTCCCCGGTGGTGGGACCTGAGCCCATCCGCTGTTACCCCTGCACGCAACAGAAGCTGAACAACTGTCCAGCCATCCCACAGGACTGCAAGCAAGTGCTGAGGGAGCCCGGCTGCGGCTGCTGCATGGCCTGCGCTCTGGAGAAAGGTGCTTCCTGTGGCGTTCACACAGCCCACTGTGCTGAGGGTCTCCACTGCACTCCCAGGCCAGGTGAGGCCAGACCACTCCACGCTCTGACCAGAGGACAGGGAATCTGCACTGAAGACATGGGCCAAG AGGAGGGTGATGAAGTCTCGGATCACGGCTCCCTGCACCATTTGCTGGGGCTTAATCTTCCTTCTGATCACCAAGATCCTGCTGAGGGCCATGAGAGCTTCAAAGCCAAGGTCAATTCCATCCGCAACAAACTGGTCCAGCAG GGTCCCTGTCATGTCGAACTGCACGCAGCACTGGACAGAATAGCCAGCTCTCAGCAGTTACTAGGCGATAAGTTCACAACCTTTTACCTCCCCAACTGTGACAAGCATGGCTTCTACAAGGCCAAGCAG TGCGAGTCGTCGCTGGTTGGGCCCCCTGTTCGCTGCTGGTGTGTCTCATCGTGGAACGGGAAGAAGCTCCCGGGATCCAGTGACCTTCTTGACGATGCAGAGTGCCATCAAGAGGTCACTCACTGA
- the LOC108239603 gene encoding insulin-like growth factor-binding protein 1 isoform X1, whose protein sequence is MLGFYKALRFGAAVALAVLAVVRSSPVVGPEPIRCYPCTQQKLNNCPAIPQDCKQVLREPGCGCCMACALEKGASCGVHTAHCAEGLHCTPRPGEARPLHALTRGQGICTEDMGQVNGSYFNISTEEGDEVSDHGSLHHLLGLNLPSDHQDPAEGHESFKAKVNSIRNKLVQQGPCHVELHAALDRIASSQQLLGDKFTTFYLPNCDKHGFYKAKQCESSLVGPPVRCWCVSSWNGKKLPGSSDLLDDAECHQEVTH, encoded by the exons ATGCTTGGATTCTATAAAGCTCTGAGGTTTGGGGCAGCAGTGGCTCTGGCTGTGTTGGCTGTGGTGAGGTCGTCCCCGGTGGTGGGACCTGAGCCCATCCGCTGTTACCCCTGCACGCAACAGAAGCTGAACAACTGTCCAGCCATCCCACAGGACTGCAAGCAAGTGCTGAGGGAGCCCGGCTGCGGCTGCTGCATGGCCTGCGCTCTGGAGAAAGGTGCTTCCTGTGGCGTTCACACAGCCCACTGTGCTGAGGGTCTCCACTGCACTCCCAGGCCAGGTGAGGCCAGACCACTCCACGCTCTGACCAGAGGACAGGGAATCTGCACTGAAGACATGGGCCAAG TTAATGGCTCTTATTTCAACATCTCAACAGAGGAGGGTGATGAAGTCTCGGATCACGGCTCCCTGCACCATTTGCTGGGGCTTAATCTTCCTTCTGATCACCAAGATCCTGCTGAGGGCCATGAGAGCTTCAAAGCCAAGGTCAATTCCATCCGCAACAAACTGGTCCAGCAG GGTCCCTGTCATGTCGAACTGCACGCAGCACTGGACAGAATAGCCAGCTCTCAGCAGTTACTAGGCGATAAGTTCACAACCTTTTACCTCCCCAACTGTGACAAGCATGGCTTCTACAAGGCCAAGCAG TGCGAGTCGTCGCTGGTTGGGCCCCCTGTTCGCTGCTGGTGTGTCTCATCGTGGAACGGGAAGAAGCTCCCGGGATCCAGTGACCTTCTTGACGATGCAGAGTGCCATCAAGAGGTCACTCACTGA
- the LOC108239579 gene encoding insulin-like growth factor-binding protein 3 isoform X1 — MGSSLVALCLCAAFLAASLGRRSGAVGAVIRCEPCDAAARLLCKPLPRDCAERVREPGCGCCLTCALSFGQPCGVYTGRCGSGLTCQAQPGETKPLQALIEGRGICVNATNRRAAVRPTPPVNELPAEHTETLDKEQNSTDSSLQTSYNSHAGPLRPPHHPSFSSAKSDVLRREPQKKTQSFKMEDLPGPLITDQQNFALETKQEPEYGPCRREIESILSNLKITNILNPRGFRIPNCDKKGFYKKKQLLKLRHCTTPVRQTLATGSGNRNHRGQTPAALTAGTTAALPPLPGRQTSSAVHPRAGSEASAGVWTNTGSPCQGLTRRSKATSSTTTPTASRTEEEREGLREAASGQEEL; from the exons ATGGGTTCGTCCCTTGTCGCTCTGTGCCTGTGCGCGGCTTTTCTCGCGGCGTCGCTCGGCCGCAGGTCAGGTGCGGTCGGCGCGGTGATCAGATGCGAGCCCTGTGACGCGGCGGCGCGCCTCCTGTGCAAGCCGCTGCCCAGGGACTGCGCCGAGAGGGTCCGCGAGCCGGGCTGCGGCTGCTGCCTGACGTGCGCGCTCAGCTTCGGCCAGCCGTGCGGAGTGTACACGGGCAGATGCGGCTCCGGGCTGACGTGCCAAGCCCAGCCAGGTGAAACCAAGCCGCTGCAGGCTCTGATTGAGGGACGCGGCATCTGCGTGAACGCCACGAACAGGAGAGCCGCAGTCAGACCCACACCTCCCGTCAATGAATTGCCAG CAGAGCATACAGAGACTCTGGACAAGGAGCAGAATTCCACCGACTCAAGTCTTCAAACTTCATACAACAGCCATGCCGGACCACTTAGACCTCCACACCACCCCTCCTTCTCCTCAGCAAAGTCAGATGTCCTCAGACGGGAACCGCAGAAGAAAACCCAGAGCTTTAAAATGGAGGATCTCCCCGGACCACTCATCACAGACCAACAAAACTTCGCTCTCGAAACCAAACAGGAGCCTGAATAT GGACCCTGTCGAAGAGAGATTGAGAGCATTCTCAGCAACCTGAAAATTACCAACATCCTCAACCCCAGAGGTTTCCGCATACCAAATTGTGACAAGAAGGGCTTCTATAAGAAAAAACAG TTATTAAAGCTTCGTCACTGCACCACACCAGTGAGGCAAACCTTAGCCACTGGATCTGGAAACAGGAACCACAGGGGCCAAACCCCAGCAGCGTTGACGGCTGGGACGACGGCGGCCTTGCCTCCCCTCCCAGGGAGACAGACGTCAAG TGCCGTCCATCCAAGGGCAGGAAGCGAGGCTTCTGCTGGTGTGTGGACAAATACGGGCAGCCCTTGCCAGGGTTTGACGAGAAGGAGCAAGGCGACATCCAGCACTACAACTCCGACAGCCAGTCGGACTGAAGAAGAACGGGAGGGACTGAGGGAGGCTGCAAGCGGACAAGAAGAATTGTAA
- the LOC108239579 gene encoding insulin-like growth factor-binding protein 3 isoform X3, translating to MGSSLVALCLCAAFLAASLGRRSGAVGAVIRCEPCDAAARLLCKPLPRDCAERVREPGCGCCLTCALSFGQPCGVYTGRCGSGLTCQAQPGETKPLQALIEGRGICVNATNRRAAVRPTPPVNELPAEHTETLDKEQNSTDSSLQTSYNSHAGPLRPPHHPSFSSAKSDVLRREPQKKTQSFKMEDLPGPLITDQQNFALETKQEPEYGPCRREIESILSNLKITNILNPRGFRIPNCDKKGFYKKKQCRPSKGRKRGFCWCVDKYGQPLPGFDEKEQGDIQHYNSDSQSD from the exons ATGGGTTCGTCCCTTGTCGCTCTGTGCCTGTGCGCGGCTTTTCTCGCGGCGTCGCTCGGCCGCAGGTCAGGTGCGGTCGGCGCGGTGATCAGATGCGAGCCCTGTGACGCGGCGGCGCGCCTCCTGTGCAAGCCGCTGCCCAGGGACTGCGCCGAGAGGGTCCGCGAGCCGGGCTGCGGCTGCTGCCTGACGTGCGCGCTCAGCTTCGGCCAGCCGTGCGGAGTGTACACGGGCAGATGCGGCTCCGGGCTGACGTGCCAAGCCCAGCCAGGTGAAACCAAGCCGCTGCAGGCTCTGATTGAGGGACGCGGCATCTGCGTGAACGCCACGAACAGGAGAGCCGCAGTCAGACCCACACCTCCCGTCAATGAATTGCCAG CAGAGCATACAGAGACTCTGGACAAGGAGCAGAATTCCACCGACTCAAGTCTTCAAACTTCATACAACAGCCATGCCGGACCACTTAGACCTCCACACCACCCCTCCTTCTCCTCAGCAAAGTCAGATGTCCTCAGACGGGAACCGCAGAAGAAAACCCAGAGCTTTAAAATGGAGGATCTCCCCGGACCACTCATCACAGACCAACAAAACTTCGCTCTCGAAACCAAACAGGAGCCTGAATAT GGACCCTGTCGAAGAGAGATTGAGAGCATTCTCAGCAACCTGAAAATTACCAACATCCTCAACCCCAGAGGTTTCCGCATACCAAATTGTGACAAGAAGGGCTTCTATAAGAAAAAACAG TGCCGTCCATCCAAGGGCAGGAAGCGAGGCTTCTGCTGGTGTGTGGACAAATACGGGCAGCCCTTGCCAGGGTTTGACGAGAAGGAGCAAGGCGACATCCAGCACTACAACTCCGACAGCCAGTCGGACTGA
- the LOC108239612 gene encoding nuclear polyadenylated RNA-binding protein 3: MDTHQLNQMLEKRPPLEPIEEASEQEDESVGSRTDEEEEEKDLEFQEGAETEEIVAENEREEEGEDDDDDDDDEDNVPLRVLRPRRSSGSVSQKSFIQIQSDNHKNDNENSLVSDLSIHASDLSDEDVPLPKLGNQKRLSIEKLRKKVSNIKWQKQTTPKSSMNRKRKINKELEEPFPKWVVNLMVNIEEATTHQLVVE, from the exons ATGGACACCCACCAGCTAAAT caaatgcTGGAAAAGAGACCACCCCTGGAGCCCATAGAAGAAGCGTCAGAGCAAGAAGACGAATCTGTGGGAAGCAGAacagacgaagaagaagaagagaaggatTTAGAGTTTCAAGAGGGTGCAGAGACAGAGGAGATAGTGGCAGAAAATGAGAgggaagaagaaggagaagatgatgatgatgatgatgatgatgaagacaaTGTTCCGTTGAGGGTTCTGAGACCAAGGCGGAGCTCTGGTTCTGTAAGCCagaagagtttcattcaaattcaatcTGACAACCACAAGAATGACAATGAAAATTCTTTGGTGTCAGATTTGAGCATTCATGCTTCAGATCTGAGTGATGAAGATGTTCCGCTACCAAAGTTAGGAAATCAAAAGCGATTAAGTATAGAGAAGCTGAGAAAAAAG gTCTCCAATATTAAATGGCAGAAACAGACAACTCCTAAATCATCaatgaacaggaaaagaaaaatcaacaaggAGCTG GAGGAGCCTTTTCCAAAGTGGGTAGTAAACCTGATGGTCAACATTGAAGAGGCAACAACTCATCAACTGGTGGTTGAGTAA
- the LOC108239579 gene encoding insulin-like growth factor-binding protein 3 isoform X5, translated as MGSSLVALCLCAAFLAASLGRRSGAVGAVIRCEPCDAAARLLCKPLPRDCAERVREPGCGCCLTCALSFGQPCGVYTGRCGSGLTCQAQPGETKPLQALIEGRGICVNATNRRAAVRPTPPVNELPAEHTETLDKEQNSTDSSLQTSYNSHAGPLRPPHHPSFSSAKSDVLRREPQKKTQSFKMEDLPGPLITDQQNFALETKQEPEYGPCRREIESILSNLKITNILNPRGFRIPNCDKKGFYKKKQ; from the exons ATGGGTTCGTCCCTTGTCGCTCTGTGCCTGTGCGCGGCTTTTCTCGCGGCGTCGCTCGGCCGCAGGTCAGGTGCGGTCGGCGCGGTGATCAGATGCGAGCCCTGTGACGCGGCGGCGCGCCTCCTGTGCAAGCCGCTGCCCAGGGACTGCGCCGAGAGGGTCCGCGAGCCGGGCTGCGGCTGCTGCCTGACGTGCGCGCTCAGCTTCGGCCAGCCGTGCGGAGTGTACACGGGCAGATGCGGCTCCGGGCTGACGTGCCAAGCCCAGCCAGGTGAAACCAAGCCGCTGCAGGCTCTGATTGAGGGACGCGGCATCTGCGTGAACGCCACGAACAGGAGAGCCGCAGTCAGACCCACACCTCCCGTCAATGAATTGCCAG CAGAGCATACAGAGACTCTGGACAAGGAGCAGAATTCCACCGACTCAAGTCTTCAAACTTCATACAACAGCCATGCCGGACCACTTAGACCTCCACACCACCCCTCCTTCTCCTCAGCAAAGTCAGATGTCCTCAGACGGGAACCGCAGAAGAAAACCCAGAGCTTTAAAATGGAGGATCTCCCCGGACCACTCATCACAGACCAACAAAACTTCGCTCTCGAAACCAAACAGGAGCCTGAATAT GGACCCTGTCGAAGAGAGATTGAGAGCATTCTCAGCAACCTGAAAATTACCAACATCCTCAACCCCAGAGGTTTCCGCATACCAAATTGTGACAAGAAGGGCTTCTATAAGAAAAAACAG TAG
- the LOC108239579 gene encoding insulin-like growth factor-binding protein 3 isoform X4 yields MGSSLVALCLCAAFLAASLGRRSGAVGAVIRCEPCDAAARLLCKPLPRDCAERVREPGCGCCLTCALSFGQPCGVYTGRCGSGLTCQAQPGETKPLQALIEGRGICVNATNRRAAVRPTPPVNELPEHTETLDKEQNSTDSSLQTSYNSHAGPLRPPHHPSFSSAKSDVLRREPQKKTQSFKMEDLPGPLITDQQNFALETKQEPEYGPCRREIESILSNLKITNILNPRGFRIPNCDKKGFYKKKQCRPSKGRKRGFCWCVDKYGQPLPGFDEKEQGDIQHYNSDSQSD; encoded by the exons ATGGGTTCGTCCCTTGTCGCTCTGTGCCTGTGCGCGGCTTTTCTCGCGGCGTCGCTCGGCCGCAGGTCAGGTGCGGTCGGCGCGGTGATCAGATGCGAGCCCTGTGACGCGGCGGCGCGCCTCCTGTGCAAGCCGCTGCCCAGGGACTGCGCCGAGAGGGTCCGCGAGCCGGGCTGCGGCTGCTGCCTGACGTGCGCGCTCAGCTTCGGCCAGCCGTGCGGAGTGTACACGGGCAGATGCGGCTCCGGGCTGACGTGCCAAGCCCAGCCAGGTGAAACCAAGCCGCTGCAGGCTCTGATTGAGGGACGCGGCATCTGCGTGAACGCCACGAACAGGAGAGCCGCAGTCAGACCCACACCTCCCGTCAATGAATTGCCAG AGCATACAGAGACTCTGGACAAGGAGCAGAATTCCACCGACTCAAGTCTTCAAACTTCATACAACAGCCATGCCGGACCACTTAGACCTCCACACCACCCCTCCTTCTCCTCAGCAAAGTCAGATGTCCTCAGACGGGAACCGCAGAAGAAAACCCAGAGCTTTAAAATGGAGGATCTCCCCGGACCACTCATCACAGACCAACAAAACTTCGCTCTCGAAACCAAACAGGAGCCTGAATAT GGACCCTGTCGAAGAGAGATTGAGAGCATTCTCAGCAACCTGAAAATTACCAACATCCTCAACCCCAGAGGTTTCCGCATACCAAATTGTGACAAGAAGGGCTTCTATAAGAAAAAACAG TGCCGTCCATCCAAGGGCAGGAAGCGAGGCTTCTGCTGGTGTGTGGACAAATACGGGCAGCCCTTGCCAGGGTTTGACGAGAAGGAGCAAGGCGACATCCAGCACTACAACTCCGACAGCCAGTCGGACTGA